CGGAGATGCTTTGGGGGGCGGTCGACGCCGAAAGGGTTTGCGGGATGGATTGTTCCGAAAAATTTCTTTCAATTGCGCGGGATCGCTATAAGCACCTCGAATTCGTGAACCATGATGTGCGACTCACGCCTTTCCCCGTGACGGCGGATATCATCTATGTACGTTTTCTTCTCTCACACCTGAAAGATCCGGTTGCGTGTATCGGAAGCTGGACGGCCGAATGCCGCCAGGGAGGATTGCTTCTTATCGACGAAGTCGAGGATGTTTATACCGATGAGGAATGCTTCCGGCGTTATCTCTCCGTCAACAGGGGGCTTGTCGCTTCCCAGGGGGCATCTCTTTATGTGGGTTCCGAGATCGGTACGGGCACCTATGACGCCGACGTGCTTTGTAACGAAGCTGTTTTTCTTCCGGTTCCCGCCAATACCGCGGCATCCTGGTTTTACCCGAATACACTCACGGTATGGGAAGAGGAGGAGTTTGTAAAAGGAATCCTCACTCGAAGGGAACGGGACGGCATCAGGAAGCGGATACGGTCGATTATGATGGAACGCAATGGAACAAAGGGATGTACATGGAAGATGAGAAGAATCGTGTTGAGAAACACCGGGTGACTCATTTTATCCCGGATATGTCGATCGCGGTTGGATCGGTCGACGGTC
The sequence above is drawn from the Spirochaetales bacterium genome and encodes:
- a CDS encoding class I SAM-dependent methyltransferase, producing the protein MSTQARYTFGTGGTAAERLSLIAGFFNPPAESFIRRYVKEPVGTALDLGCGPGCTTEMLWGAVDAERVCGMDCSEKFLSIARDRYKHLEFVNHDVRLTPFPVTADIIYVRFLLSHLKDPVACIGSWTAECRQGGLLLIDEVEDVYTDEECFRRYLSVNRGLVASQGASLYVGSEIGTGTYDADVLCNEAVFLPVPANTAASWFYPNTLTVWEEEEFVKGILTRRERDGIRKRIRSIMMERNGTKGCTWKMRRIVLRNTG